In the genome of Desulfuromonas sp. DDH964, one region contains:
- a CDS encoding glycogen/starch/alpha-glucan phosphorylase, whose amino-acid sequence MDEKTLRKDFEASITDLPPLGNDVHSLVEDFRRYYTHTLGRDRHCRSAHYAYQALVLTLRERLLENWKNTRYGYEAADTGHAYYLSLEFLMGRALGNAALNLGLDEVAELAVRCLGMDLEELAEIEQDAGLGNGGLGRLASCFLDSCATLQLPVTGYGLRYEYGMFRQSISGGEQVEEPDHWLRAGNPWELERPEYTQRVRFGGYTEWRHDNGGGKRARWVETRDVLAVPYDVPVPGYRNGTVNTLRLWKACSTDEFDLDEFNAGLYPESVAAKNSAELITLVLYPNDASESGKELRLRQQYFLASASLQDVVARWVGNHGRDFSEFAAKNRFQLNDTHPSCAVPELMRLLMDVHHFGWDEAWQITSSTMAYTNHTLLPEALERWPLPIFARLLPRLLDIILEINARFLAEVARCWPGDVERQRRMSLIEEGEVPQVRMAYLAIVGSFSVNGVAALHSQLLTEGLFCDFFALWPEKFNNKTNGVTPRRWLALCNPELSALITATVGEGWVADLSRLSGLAPHAEEAEFRRRWREVKQQNKRHLAQLVAHDCGVSFDPDALFDVQVKRIHEYKRQLLNVLHVIHLYDRLKRGDDADWTPRCILIGGKAAPGYVMAKLIIRLVNNVAAVINADPVTAGRLRLAFLPNYRVTAMEAIAPGTDLSEQISTAGKEASGTGNMKFMMNGALTIGTLDGANIEIREEAGAENFFLFGLSAAEVEALRPHYDPTAIIAADEDLRRVMQLLEWGHFNQFHPGLFDPILRAITSPNDQWLTAADFRSYVDAQQRVAVAYRDAEQWTRMSILNTASSGHFSTDRTIAEYNRDIWKLQPVAPVA is encoded by the coding sequence TTGGACGAGAAGACCCTGCGCAAGGATTTTGAGGCGAGCATCACCGACCTTCCTCCCCTGGGCAACGACGTACACAGCCTGGTGGAGGACTTCCGACGTTACTATACCCACACCCTCGGCCGCGACCGGCACTGCCGCTCGGCTCATTACGCCTACCAGGCGCTGGTCCTGACCCTGCGGGAGCGGCTGCTGGAGAATTGGAAGAATACCCGCTACGGTTATGAGGCAGCCGATACCGGTCACGCCTACTATCTATCCCTCGAATTCCTGATGGGGCGCGCCCTCGGCAACGCCGCGCTCAACCTCGGGCTCGACGAGGTGGCAGAGTTGGCGGTGCGCTGCCTCGGCATGGACCTGGAGGAATTGGCCGAAATCGAGCAGGACGCCGGCCTCGGCAACGGTGGCCTCGGCCGGCTGGCGAGCTGTTTCCTCGATAGCTGCGCGACCCTGCAACTGCCGGTCACCGGTTACGGCCTGCGTTACGAATACGGCATGTTCCGCCAGTCGATCAGCGGTGGCGAGCAGGTCGAGGAGCCCGATCACTGGCTGCGCGCTGGCAACCCCTGGGAGCTGGAACGCCCCGAATATACCCAGCGGGTGCGGTTTGGCGGATACACCGAATGGCGCCACGACAATGGCGGCGGCAAGCGGGCCCGCTGGGTGGAGACGCGCGACGTGCTGGCGGTCCCTTACGACGTGCCGGTACCCGGGTACCGCAACGGAACCGTCAATACCCTGCGCCTCTGGAAAGCTTGTTCCACCGACGAATTCGACCTCGATGAATTTAATGCCGGGCTCTACCCTGAATCGGTGGCGGCGAAAAATTCGGCCGAGCTGATCACCCTCGTTCTCTACCCCAACGACGCCAGCGAGAGCGGCAAGGAGCTGCGCCTGCGCCAGCAATACTTTCTCGCCTCGGCGAGCCTGCAGGACGTGGTCGCGCGCTGGGTCGGCAACCACGGACGCGATTTCTCTGAGTTCGCAGCCAAGAACCGTTTCCAGCTCAACGACACCCATCCGAGCTGTGCCGTTCCCGAGTTGATGCGCCTACTGATGGATGTCCATCATTTCGGCTGGGACGAGGCCTGGCAGATCACCAGCAGCACCATGGCCTACACCAATCACACCCTCCTTCCCGAGGCGCTGGAACGCTGGCCGCTGCCGATCTTCGCCCGCCTGCTGCCGCGCCTGCTCGACATCATTCTCGAGATCAACGCTCGCTTCCTCGCCGAAGTCGCCCGCTGCTGGCCCGGCGACGTGGAACGCCAGCGGCGCATGTCGCTGATCGAGGAGGGAGAGGTGCCGCAGGTGCGCATGGCCTACCTCGCCATCGTCGGCAGCTTCTCCGTCAACGGTGTCGCCGCCCTCCATTCGCAGCTGCTGACCGAGGGGCTGTTTTGTGATTTCTTCGCCCTCTGGCCGGAGAAGTTCAACAACAAGACCAACGGTGTCACCCCCCGCCGCTGGCTGGCGCTCTGCAATCCCGAGCTTTCTGCCCTGATCACCGCCACCGTCGGTGAGGGCTGGGTGGCCGACCTCTCGCGCCTGTCCGGCCTTGCTCCCCATGCCGAAGAGGCCGAATTCCGGCGTCGCTGGCGGGAAGTGAAGCAGCAGAACAAGCGCCACCTGGCGCAGCTGGTGGCGCACGATTGCGGCGTCAGCTTTGATCCCGATGCGCTCTTCGACGTCCAGGTCAAACGCATCCACGAGTACAAGCGGCAGCTCCTCAACGTCCTCCATGTCATTCACCTCTACGACCGCCTCAAACGGGGGGACGACGCCGACTGGACGCCGCGCTGCATCCTGATCGGCGGCAAGGCGGCCCCCGGTTACGTTATGGCCAAGCTGATCATCCGTCTGGTCAACAACGTCGCCGCCGTGATCAATGCCGACCCGGTCACCGCCGGCCGCCTGCGTCTCGCTTTTCTCCCCAACTACCGGGTGACGGCGATGGAGGCGATCGCCCCCGGCACCGATCTCTCGGAGCAGATTTCGACCGCCGGCAAGGAAGCCTCCGGGACCGGCAACATGAAGTTCATGATGAACGGGGCGCTGACCATCGGCACCCTGGACGGCGCCAATATCGAGATCCGCGAGGAGGCGGGGGCGGAGAACTTCTTCCTCTTCGGCCTCTCCGCCGCCGAGGTCGAGGCGCTGCGCCCCCATTACGATCCGACGGCGATCATCGCCGCCGACGAGGACCTGCGCCGGGTCATGCAGCTGCTTGAATGGGGCCATTTCAACCAGTTCCACCCCGGGCTTTTCGACCCGATCCTGCGGGCGATCACCAGCCCCAATGACCAGTGGCTGACCGCGGCCGATTTTCGCAGCTACGTCGACGCCCAGCAGCGGGTCGCCGTCGCTTACCGGGACGCGGAGCAGTGGACCCGCATGAGCATCCTCAACACCGCCTCCAGCGGCCACTTCTCCACCGACCGCACCATCGCCGAGTACAACCGGGATATCTGGAAGCTGCAACCGGTGGCGCCGGTGGCGTGA